The Deferribacterota bacterium nucleotide sequence CTCAGGTTAGAAATATATTGGCTACCCAGTCTTTAGCCTTTAGCCCTATGAAGGTTAGAAAGATTGAGATAAATGGCAAACTACCTCCATTTGTTTACGCAAAGGATATTATTTTGTATTTAATTGGTAAATTAACTGCTAAGGGTGGGTTAGGTTATGCTTACGAGTTTACAGGCGAGGCTGTTGAAAATCTTTCAATGGAGGGTAGGCTTACTCTATGTAATATGGCTATAGAAGGTGGGGCAAGGGTTGGATATGTTAACCCCGATGAGGTGACATATAATTACTTAAAGGGTAGGAGATATGCACCAAAAGGCGATGATTTTACAAAGAGTATAGAATATTGGGAATCTATAAAATCAGATAAAGACGCTGATTATGATGATATAAAATCTTTTAACGCACAGGATATATCACCTATGGTTACATGGGGATTAAGCCCAGAGCATACAATATCAATATCAGAGAGAATACCCAAACCCACATGCAGGGATGAAGAGGATGCTTTAGCACACATGAAGTTAAAAGCAGGAGAAAAAATAGAAGGACTAAGGGTGGATAGGGTATTCATTGGCAGCTGCACAAACGGTAGATTAGAGGATTTAAAGGTAGCAGCAAACTTCGTTAAGGGGCACAAGGTAAAAGAAAGTGTGAAAGCCATTGTTGTACCAGGTTCGAGCTTGGTTAAACATGAGGCTGAAAAAGAGGGTTTACATCATGTTTTTCTAGAAGCCGGTTTTGAATGGCGAATGCCAGGATGTTCAATGTGTTTGGGTATGAACCC carries:
- the leuC gene encoding 3-isopropylmalate dehydratase large subunit is translated as MGETLYKKIWDIHKIRRLNNGMDQLFIGLHLIHEVTSPQAFHMLEELGLHVLMPHRNFATVDHIVPTDCQKRPFDDPLAEEMLCALEKNTKKYGINFFSMSSGLQGIVHVIGPELGLTRPGMTIACGDSHTATHGAFGSIAFGIGTSQVRNILATQSLAFSPMKVRKIEINGKLPPFVYAKDIILYLIGKLTAKGGLGYAYEFTGEAVENLSMEGRLTLCNMAIEGGARVGYVNPDEVTYNYLKGRRYAPKGDDFTKSIEYWESIKSDKDADYDDIKSFNAQDISPMVTWGLSPEHTISISERIPKPTCRDEEDALAHMKLKAGEKIEGLRVDRVFIGSCTNGRLEDLKVAANFVKGHKVKESVKAIVVPGSSLVKHEAEKEGLHHVFLEAGFEWRMPGCSMCLGMNPDKLAGEEICVSTSNRNFKGRQGSPKGRTILASPATAAVAAITGELTDIRKFKNV